A DNA window from Guyparkeria halophila contains the following coding sequences:
- a CDS encoding cytochrome b, with the protein MIKSLGKWVDDRLPVSHFWNAHLAKYYVPHNFNFWYYFGSLLLVVFVLQIVTGIWLTMSYKPSAENAFASVEYIMRDVEWGWLLRYLHSTGASFFFLAVYLHIFRGMMYGSYKKPRELIWIFGVLILLVLMAEAFMGYLLPWGQMSFWGAQVIISLFSSVPVIGPDLALWIRGDYVISDATLNRFFALHVIALPLVLLFLIGGHIMALHEVGSNNPDGIDIKEHKDETGKPVDGIPFHPYYTVKDLFGLGVFMFIFAVVLFYWPDGGGLFLEHPNFIPADPLKTPEHIAPVWYFAPHYAILRAVPDKFLGVLAMTVAILILFVLPWIDRNRTRSIRYRSTAFKVNLFAFAAAFIGLGYLGTQPPTTLGTLGSQLLSAVYFGFFIALYFISRHERTKAVPEHLQ; encoded by the coding sequence ATGATCAAGTCCCTGGGAAAATGGGTGGACGACCGCCTGCCGGTGTCGCATTTCTGGAATGCGCACCTGGCAAAGTACTACGTCCCCCACAACTTCAACTTCTGGTACTACTTCGGCTCGCTGCTGTTGGTCGTGTTTGTCCTGCAGATCGTCACCGGCATCTGGCTGACGATGAGCTACAAGCCCTCGGCGGAAAATGCCTTCGCCTCGGTTGAGTACATCATGCGCGATGTGGAGTGGGGCTGGTTGCTCCGCTACCTGCACTCCACCGGTGCCTCGTTCTTCTTCCTTGCCGTCTACCTGCACATCTTCCGGGGGATGATGTACGGCAGTTACAAGAAGCCGCGCGAGTTGATCTGGATCTTCGGGGTCCTGATTCTGCTGGTGCTGATGGCAGAGGCGTTCATGGGGTACCTGCTGCCTTGGGGGCAGATGTCCTTCTGGGGCGCGCAGGTGATCATCTCCCTGTTCAGCTCGGTTCCGGTGATTGGTCCCGACCTGGCGCTGTGGATTCGGGGCGACTACGTCATCTCCGATGCGACCCTGAACCGGTTCTTCGCCCTGCACGTGATCGCCCTGCCGCTGGTGCTGCTGTTCCTGATCGGCGGTCACATCATGGCGCTGCATGAAGTCGGTTCGAACAACCCCGATGGCATCGACATCAAGGAGCACAAGGACGAGACCGGCAAGCCGGTCGACGGCATCCCGTTCCATCCCTACTACACCGTCAAGGATCTCTTCGGTCTGGGCGTGTTCATGTTCATCTTCGCCGTCGTGCTGTTCTACTGGCCCGATGGCGGTGGCCTGTTCCTCGAGCATCCGAACTTCATTCCGGCGGATCCGCTCAAGACCCCTGAGCACATCGCCCCGGTGTGGTACTTCGCGCCGCACTACGCGATCCTGCGCGCTGTCCCGGACAAATTCCTGGGCGTGCTGGCCATGACGGTGGCAATCCTGATCCTGTTCGTGCTGCCATGGATCGACCGCAATCGCACTCGATCGATCCGCTACCGCTCGACGGCGTTCAAGGTCAACCTGTTCGCGTTCGCTGCGGCGTTCATCGGACTTGGGTACCTGGGTACCCAGCCGCCGACCACGCTTGGCACGCTGGGTTCCCAGCTGCTGTCGGCCGTGTATTTCGGCTTCTTCATCGCGCTGTATTTCATCAGCCGTCATGAACGTACCAAGGCCGTGCCGGAGCATCTGCAATGA
- the petA gene encoding ubiquinol-cytochrome c reductase iron-sulfur subunit — protein sequence MADSPSNPARRRFLTGAATAVGAVGVGFAAVPFLSSFQPSAKAQAAGAPVDVNIGKLSPGQMTTVSWRGKPVYLVHRTDRMLESLPELNDEVQDPDSRVVEQQPPFAANIYRAREEHKRYLVVVGICTHLGCAPTYRPEVAPDDLGDDWKGGFFCPCHGSKFDISGRVYKGVPAPTNLEVPPYVYVSGDIVRVGGTEEEAA from the coding sequence ATGGCTGATTCTCCCTCCAACCCGGCAAGGCGCCGGTTTCTGACCGGCGCGGCGACGGCGGTTGGCGCGGTGGGCGTCGGCTTTGCCGCCGTGCCGTTCTTGAGTTCCTTCCAGCCCAGTGCCAAGGCCCAGGCCGCCGGCGCGCCGGTGGACGTGAATATCGGCAAGCTCTCCCCCGGGCAGATGACCACCGTGTCTTGGCGCGGCAAGCCCGTTTATCTGGTGCACCGCACGGATCGCATGCTCGAGTCCCTGCCCGAGCTCAACGATGAGGTCCAGGATCCCGATTCGCGTGTGGTGGAGCAGCAGCCGCCATTCGCCGCCAACATCTATCGGGCCCGCGAGGAACACAAGCGTTACCTCGTGGTGGTCGGCATCTGCACCCATCTGGGTTGCGCGCCCACCTATCGACCGGAAGTGGCGCCCGACGACCTGGGTGACGACTGGAAAGGCGGTTTCTTCTGCCCCTGTCATGGCTCGAAGTTCGATATCTCCGGGCGGGTCTACAAAGGCGTGCCGGCACCGACGAACCTGGAAGTGCCGCCGTACGTCTATGTCAGCGGCGATATCGTTCGTGTCGGCGGTACCGAGGAGGAGGCAGCATGA